GCCGTTTCCCGTCGTTTCCAACGCAAACAAGTCCCTGGCTACCAAGTGTCACAACAGCTGTTTTACAGCCTTTTTTGACGAGTGATTCGGCAGCTGCTTCGGCGTCTTCTCGACTCTTGACGCATTTGCCAGTAAGAATTTCAGCCTACAACGCGCCAACCAATAGCAATAACATAAGATTGAGCTCTATCTTACTTCCGTTTCATTGGGACATATGATGTCTGCTGCTTCATAAAAGTTCTCATCAAGATCCTCTATTCCAGGGGCTGGATTCAGAATTGTTATGGCTTAGATAACGTATTAGAGCTACGTGTGCTACTGCCTCGATCCTCTTCACCTCCAGCTTTCTTTGCTAATGACAGTGCTCTCAGCGAAGACGCTGCAGGAATTTCTAATTGGCACACTACTACGGAAGCAGTCTCGATAAAGGACTTGGCTTTGACAACGTCATCTGGTGTCAATAATCCGTTTGCACCGCTCACGATTATAATAGAATTTTCTCCTACGAATAATCTCTAATAGGTATTCGAATAACAGGCATTGTCTCACCTGCATCATTGACTGCAATTGGAGCTACACCTGTGGACACATTTTTTGCCGTTTGAACTTCATCTGCGAGCAATTGAAAAGACCACAGAAAGAAGAACGCAAGTACTCACCCGTATTAATGCTGTTACATCGAAAGTTTTCCACAGTCTCTTTTCCAAAAATATCGTCTCCCACCTCAGTGTAGTATCTAAGCCACGCCTCCTCAAATAGCAATAAGCTTTACCTTGGCTACCATGGCCGTTTTTGCTCCCAATCGAGCTGCCGTTACGCATTGGTTAGCTCCTTTGCCCCCAAATCCTCTGCTAAATTGCCTGCCATGAATTGTTTCTCCCGGTTTAGGAAGCCGTGGCACGTAGCTGCCAAAAAATGCAGCGATAGAACAAGCAGCGCAaatttaaattaaaaaatattgccTGACGAGATCGATCATACACGatccgacgacaacgacatcGAATCGCCGAGACTCCATAGAATCGATCACGTGCGTGAATAGCGTCCCGGACTACAGCATCAGCAAAATCGAATTCCAGGTGATTGCGAATATTTTCTTCATTAAAATCTCAACGCGGGCATTCTAGATTGCCATGGAACGTTCGTCCGAAACGCTGCGCCAAGACGAATTGGTTCTCGGGCTGCGACAACTCCTCGCCAGTCTCGAGTCAACGGTTCGAGCGAGCACGGCCGCCGGCCAGtttcccgtcgtcgaagacatACTCGCCAACTTGGAGGCGAGAGACGAGCACTTCCACaggtagagaaaagaacCGTATCGACGTGTAACTATAGAAACTTTTAGTTACGGCTTCGTACGGCGAATTCGATCGAGAATCGACGATGAGCTCGGCTCTCTGATCGAAATGGAATTAGAGAAGCAAGTGATCGAAGGCGACGGTCACGACATCGTGCCCGTCATCACCGAAACATTGCTCGCCTCCCAAAGGTAATTTATATAGGGAGCGAAACGAGAACGTATCTGAATCGGAGTCTCAGATTTGCTCGACTCTCTGAAACGATTACCAGTGCCGTGAGAGAGGCTGCCAACACGATGGTACTatatgaaaaagaaatgtaGACTCACTATGTGGGGGTTTCTTTTAGATACATGACTATGCCAGTGATCGGACGAAAAATCACGAAGTGTCTGTTTTTCCGTCGAAAATCAGCTTGCATAGATCTCGAgaaggaggcggcggaggagatCAACTGAGTTTTCagtcttttgacgacgattcatcCGAGACGTCCACCCTAAATCAAGttagaaaaattattttgaatatGCTTGCATTGGCATTTGTTTCTAGACGGGCTCGTTTCTCATGTCGCCTAGTCAATTTCGAAACATATCTATGAATCTGAGTAGTAGTCAACCTTCGCAGGTAAACCATTTAATTAccattattaattttatctATCTTGTACGTAATCTCTAAGGTTCGATTCGAGGCGCTGCAGAGTCTAGGTCAATATGTAGCCGGGGATTTGCTGGCAAGTGAGCAATGGCCCGAACTGAAGAAAAGCCTACAGGAAACTCTGTCCGATTCAGACATCGTTCTCTCAGTAAGCAAACACCAAGAAGTCAAAGCATCATTGCCTATTTAAATTATTTCTTTAAAAGAGCCAAAGCTTAAGAATTCATGCTAAATTATTTAATGCTGCTTCGGGTCACGAAGCAATAGAGATCTACGTCAGCTTACGTAGGTGTTTcattataaataaataaataaataaattaagcTTTAGTTGATCACCTTCAAAATTCCTTTGGAGCAATGCGAAAGCCTTTTTTAGAACCTGGCACCTGTTTTGACACAGCCGACgagcaaattgaaaaaattttaaaaggGGTTTGTTTATCAATACCTaattgtatttatttatgaatttgatttttgccTACAGTTTCGTCTTCTCAATAATTTTCTCTTGGAAATACCTATGTACTGGATGAGATATCCAATTAGGtatgaattatttattttggaGAGTGATCCGTCgactgtttttcttctcaggcTGACAGAAGAAATTGTCAAGTCTACTTTCAATCTTCTTTCATCCAACCTTGACAGCAAAATCAATCCGTTTCTTCTCTTAGCTTTAGTCGATCCCAAACTGACATGGTTCAAGAAGTGGATGGCAAGTAGCATCCTCATagatatgtatatatatcaCTTTGTGGTGTTTAGCATCCGTTCTACGGTCGACGCGAAATCACGCAGTTTTTGGAACAAAATCAATCTTTGGTAAAGCGACACTTCATTTTCATTcgtacgtttttttctctctatgATTGCAACAACAGGTGACATTTGCTGTCGGTCAatgtttgaaatttttcgacgaacgcCAATCGACAGCGGCCGAAACCGACGATCAACAGACGCCCGAAGTCTTAGAATCAACAGGTACCTCAATAATATTGTTTTATTGCTTGTGGCTTGATATTGCACTCGCGTAGATTCTTCATTTATCTACAGTAGCGACGAGTTGGACTACATCGAATTCGTCAGTTCTCTTCACTTCGTTGGACGTTTAGTCGTCTACGCGAGCGGACGCGCTTCCTTTCCAATTGACGTAGATAACAAACGAGGTacgtagaagaaaaagacgagcaaTAGTAAACCGAGCCAATTTTTAGTCGAAGTTCTCGATTTTTTGGTCGCTTCACTCAAAGCCATGCTCATATGTCGTTCTCATCAGCCTCTTCTCCATAGTACGATCACAATagaaagcaatttttttttgtctgatGATGTTTTTTTAGTCGACAATTCCTTTGATCCCGGTCTTCTCATAAGTCACGCTCTTCGACGAATTGCCTACGGCGGCGCAGTCTGTAGAGAGCAGCTTCTCAACgtaatattaaattaagacTGTATTtgggagagagaaaaatgtcTTTTGATGTTAGGACTCTTTTATTGACGTTCTCCTTGGCCCGCTACGCAGTCTCTTGTCAGAGTCTCAGGCGAGTAGAAAAGGATACTGAAGAGTCTATTTTTTAACGTCATATATTTAGCAGCAAAGTTCTCTTGCAACTGATAATACTCTCTTGTGGATTGCCGATGTTGTCGCTCTCCTGGCGACGTCTCAGCGCGGACGAATGCATCTACTCTACGGACAAGGAAATCCTAAATGGTCTAAATCTAGGTAGAgattaaaataattgaaattattgtttttaattaatttgtttctctctcttcagTTCGTCGCCTGTTCACATTCTTGCTCAGTTCGTCCGACGTGCCTTGGAAGGTTCATTGCCGTCGAGTAGCCTTCATCCGCCGTCGGAAAACGTCATCGGATCAtacgtcttcgtctgtcGCCAGTTGTATAATACTTGCGAAGGTTTACACGTACTCTATCCCTACCAATTGCACACAGCCATCGTTGTAGCGTGGAGAGAAGTGCGACGCGCGGAGAGGAAATTAAATGCACGCGCTgatggttttttttttctaggctgtttcggcgacgggaaGTGTGACTCAATCGCCCATCAAGTCGCCGACTCCGACTCCGATATCGTCTCCGACTCCAGGCTCCGCTACATCTTCATACGACAT
This sequence is a window from Oscarella lobularis chromosome 7, ooOscLobu1.1, whole genome shotgun sequence. Protein-coding genes within it:
- the LOC136188973 gene encoding protein broad-minded-like isoform X2, whose amino-acid sequence is MERSSETLRQDELVLGLRQLLASLESTVRASTAAGQFPVVEDILANLEARDEHFHSYGFVRRIRSRIDDELGSLIEMELEKQVIEGDGHDIVPVITETLLASQRFARLSETITSAVREAANTMIHDYASDRTKNHEVSVFPSKISLHRSREGGGGGDQLSFQSFDDDSSETSTLNQTGSFLMSPSQFRNISMNLSSSQPSQVRFEALQSLGQYVAGDLLASEQWPELKKSLQETLSDSDIVLSSQSLRIHAKLFNAASGHEAIEIYVSLLDHLQNSFGAMRKPFLEPGTCFDTADEQIEKILKGFRLLNNFLLEIPMYWMRYPIRLTEEIVKSTFNLLSSNLDSKINPFLLLALVDPKLTWFKKWMHPFYGRREITQFLEQNQSLVTFAVGQCLKFFDERQSTAAETDDQQTPEVLESTDSSFIYSSDELDYIEFVSSLHFVGRLVVYASGRASFPIDVDNKRVEVLDFLVASLKAMLICRSHQPLLHIDNSFDPGLLISHALRRIAYGGAVCREQLLNDSFIDVLLGPLRSLLSESQQSSLATDNTLLWIADVVALLATSQRGRMHLLYGQGNPKWSKSSSSPVHILAQFVRRALEGSLPSSSLHPPSENVIGSYVFVCRQLYNTCEGLHVLYPYQLHTAIVVAWREAVSATGSVTQSPIKSPTPTPISSPTPGSATSSYDIGRWEDSLVDNLLNFSATPKGLLLLQQTGTLAHCVSYMYRRYTQKLQVSKCEKFGYGVLVTMVASTAAGMVALCNSGFVSLLVHDLWAVLEGVDADDRMTSARYDPMDSLHRLSHKSLVNLLNVFSAFSAVYEAINFSSVTSTVSSFHTESGGDVDAKNWPSSIFDLIDKLVLVDSAPKMAALLQFEQSHLFGLRFVSVLTTCLDSFLYIESLYSIQDAVLLMQERNTTSSGNFIIDMCSVERNRLLVSTYLIGGPSERILPPRDLTNDPNNPYPWPMFSSFPVPSAYRSKNPTKTMATSSGSLARFLEKTAFTPANASWKKDCQDAFYNLLRTQAGQITSQKVLVTFLDRFIDASIATPGEVFFPIKPESSDFPVEPLSSMQTLGTALVVRYGRYLKVLDENADKSTSALVKLLQRTKGLLRTQQRSIESSLHSLKGDYPGHDWFASTLFLLFNGNGDGTWKFLVKFSQLLPSCYLWAPRLHVSAHLPVNLAASGIHPIFSAVGHNVELILQAEVPRVHSAFRLSGFTPTQMCQHWLYQCFWNYLDWQEICYFVCLCIVAGIDYQIYFCIAIFRHLEYSILQAVQQHNLLTFLKERPIEGFACSHHLDYMQSLEKTYRDVIMPDLADIKNP
- the LOC136188973 gene encoding protein broad-minded-like isoform X1, giving the protein MERSSETLRQDELVLGLRQLLASLESTVRASTAAGQFPVVEDILANLEARDEHFHSYGFVRRIRSRIDDELGSLIEMELEKQVIEGDGHDIVPVITETLLASQRFARLSETITSAVREAANTMIHDYASDRTKNHEVSVFPSKISLHRSREGGGGGDQLSFQSFDDDSSETSTLNQTGSFLMSPSQFRNISMNLSSSQPSQVRFEALQSLGQYVAGDLLASEQWPELKKSLQETLSDSDIVLSSQSLRIHAKLFNAASGHEAIEIYVSLLDHLQNSFGAMRKPFLEPGTCFDTADEQIEKILKGFRLLNNFLLEIPMYWMRYPIRLTEEIVKSTFNLLSSNLDSKINPFLLLALVDPKLTWFKKWMHPFYGRREITQFLEQNQSLVTFAVGQCLKFFDERQSTAAETDDQQTPEVLESTDSSFIYSSDELDYIEFVSSLHFVGRLVVYASGRASFPIDVDNKRVEVLDFLVASLKAMLICRSHQPLLHIDNSFDPGLLISHALRRIAYGGAVCREQLLNDSFIDVLLGPLRSLLSESQQQSSLATDNTLLWIADVVALLATSQRGRMHLLYGQGNPKWSKSSSSPVHILAQFVRRALEGSLPSSSLHPPSENVIGSYVFVCRQLYNTCEGLHVLYPYQLHTAIVVAWREAVSATGSVTQSPIKSPTPTPISSPTPGSATSSYDIGRWEDSLVDNLLNFSATPKGLLLLQQTGTLAHCVSYMYRRYTQKLQVSKCEKFGYGVLVTMVASTAAGMVALCNSGFVSLLVHDLWAVLEGVDADDRMTSARYDPMDSLHRLSHKSLVNLLNVFSAFSAVYEAINFSSVTSTVSSFHTESGGDVDAKNWPSSIFDLIDKLVLVDSAPKMAALLQFEQSHLFGLRFVSVLTTCLDSFLYIESLYSIQDAVLLMQERNTTSSGNFIIDMCSVERNRLLVSTYLIGGPSERILPPRDLTNDPNNPYPWPMFSSFPVPSAYRSKNPTKTMATSSGSLARFLEKTAFTPANASWKKDCQDAFYNLLRTQAGQITSQKVLVTFLDRFIDASIATPGEVFFPIKPESSDFPVEPLSSMQTLGTALVVRYGRYLKVLDENADKSTSALVKLLQRTKGLLRTQQRSIESSLHSLKGDYPGHDWFASTLFLLFNGNGDGTWKFLVKFSQLLPSCYLWAPRLHVSAHLPVNLAASGIHPIFSAVGHNVELILQAEVPRVHSAFRLSGFTPTQMCQHWLYQCFWNYLDWQEICYFVCLCIVAGIDYQIYFCIAIFRHLEYSILQAVQQHNLLTFLKERPIEGFACSHHLDYMQSLEKTYRDVIMPDLADIKNP
- the LOC136188979 gene encoding ribokinase-like; this encodes MESRRFDVVVVGSCMIDLVSYVPRLPKPGETIHGRQFSRGFGGKGANQCVTAARLGAKTAMVAKVGDDIFGKETVENFRCNSINTDEVQTAKNVSTGVAPIAVNDAGENSIIIVSGANGLLTPDDVVKAKSFIETASVVVCQLEIPAASSLRALSLAKKAGAITILNPAPGIEDLDENFYEAADIICPNETEAEILTGKCVKSREDAEAAAESLVKKGCKTAVVTLGSQGLVCVGNDGKRLFVKAEKVQAVDTTGAGDSFVGALAFYLATMPHLSFAEKLERAAKIAAVSVQKPGTQTSFPKRGELSDELFT